A genomic stretch from Helianthus annuus cultivar XRQ/B chromosome 1, HanXRQr2.0-SUNRISE, whole genome shotgun sequence includes:
- the LOC110919892 gene encoding uncharacterized protein LOC110919892 has translation MLKVSPLKGVIRFGKKGKLKPRYIGPFEVTSKVGPVAYRLKLPEQLAGIHNTFHVSNLRKCLMDEAQQIPLEDVQVDEKLNFIEEPLQIEDRKVKKLRNKEIPLAKVK, from the coding sequence atgcttaaggtatcacctctgAAAGGAGTGATTCGGTTTGGAAAGAAGGGAAAGTTGAAACCCCGATACATTGGGCCTTTTGAAGTAACAAGCAAAGTAGGACCAGTGGCTTATCGGCTAAAACTTCCTGAACAGCTGGCAGgaatacataatactttccatgtatcaaatttaaGGAAGTGCCTAATGGACGAAGCCCAACAAATACCCCTGGAAGATGTACAGGTTGACGAAAAACTCAACTTCATTGAAGAACCACTACAAATCGAAGATAGGAAGGTTAAAAAGTTACGCAATAAGGAAATCCCGTTAGCCAAAGTCAAGTAG
- the LOC110919893 gene encoding uncharacterized protein LOC110919893 produces the protein MRSECPELKRNDRTQPNQPKGRAFVLTTEEAKTNTDVITGTYLVNDVYARVLFDTGANRSLVSTTFRPYLNQASQTLDHAFTVEMADGSQREIVDIVKNCKISLNNHVIPIDLMPMELGEFDIVIGMDWLTPYHAEVICDKRIVRLRLPNGKQLTVSGDRTDKTKNLITIAQAHKCLRKGYVAFLAYVVNTTEKQKVEDVPVVREYPEVFPNELPGLPSDRQVEFRIDLVPGKANIVVDALSRKEKPQPIRIRATRIEVKTSLLDQVKNIQQEA, from the exons ATGAGATCTGAATGTCCCGAACTTAAAAGAAATGATAGGACACAACCAAATCAGCCAAAAGGGCGGGCATTTGTACTCACCACGGAAGAAGCCAAGACCAATACAGACGTTATCACGGGTACGTATctcgtaaatgatgtatatgcgcgtgtgttatttgataccggtgcaaATAGAAGTCTAGTGTCGACTACCTTTAGACCTTACTTGAACCAGGCGTCCCAAACCCTAGATCATGCCTTTACAGTAGAAATGGCTGATGGAAGTCAAAGAGAGATAGTTGACATAGTTAAGAATTGTAAAATAAGCTTAAACAACCATGTTATCCCTATAGACCTAATGCCTATGGAACTTGGAGAATTCGACATAGTCATAGGAATGGACTGGTTGACACCATATCATGCGGAAGTTATATGTGACAAAAGGATCGTCCGACTCCGATTACCCAACGGCAAACAACTAACTGTATCGGGAGACCGCACTGACAAGACTAAGAACCTCATCACGATAGCACAAGCACATAAATGCCTAAGGAAagggtatgttgcttttctagcataTGTCGTAAACACTACAGAAAAGCAGAAGGTCGAGGACGTGCCAGTAGTACGAGAATACCCCGAAGTGTTTCCCAACGAGCTCCCGGGACTACCATCAGATAGACAGgttgagtttcgcattgaccTAGTTCCAG GTAAGGCAAACATAGTAGTAGATGCTCTAAGTAGAAAAGAGAAACCTCAACCAATAAGAATTCGTGCAACCAGAATAGAGGTTAAAACTAGTCTCTTAGATCAAGTTAAGAATATACAACAAGAAGCCTAA